One part of the Aurantibacillus circumpalustris genome encodes these proteins:
- a CDS encoding amidophosphoribosyltransferase, producing the protein MSDIIHHECGVALIRLLKPLEYYKTKYGSSRYGIHKLYQIMEKMINRGQDGAGVATIKLDVPPGTTYLDRMRSVKPKATQDIFGHINRSFAEAQKNHPDLYNNPNWQKENIPFLGELLLGHLRYGTFGKNGVASCHPFKRQNNWQSRNLVVAGNFNLTNVDELFTHLLELGQHPVQKADTVTVMEKIGHFLDKENDKLFKKFKEQNDKNYEISKLIQANIDVASILRESSKKWDGGYVMCGMMGHGDAFVLRDPNGIRPAYFYKDDEVIVVASERPVIQTVFNVPFETVNEVKPGHALIIKKDGSVSEEEIIEPGEKLSCSFERIYFSRGNDKEIYKERINLGKNLTQSVLKSVDYDLENTVFSYIPNTAEIAFAGLVEGLNDYSNTWKAEEINKLNKSFSEKQLKKILDSKPRVDKVVLKEAKQRTFITDDESRDSLVNLIYDVTYGTVKKGVDNLVVLDDSIVRGTTLKQSILKILDRLEPKKIVVVSSAPQIRYPDCYGIDMAVLKKFVAFEATIALLKENGKENFIREVYERTLLELEKPKEEQVNMVKEIYSSFSDDEISKKIASLIKPKDLKADFELIYQTIEGLHTACPDNRGDWYFSGNFPTPGGNKVSNQAFVNYIEGNNTRAY; encoded by the coding sequence ATGAGCGATATAATTCATCACGAGTGCGGTGTAGCACTCATTAGGTTATTAAAACCTTTAGAATATTACAAAACCAAATACGGTTCTTCCCGATACGGAATTCATAAGCTTTATCAAATCATGGAAAAAATGATTAATCGTGGACAAGACGGGGCAGGCGTTGCCACAATTAAGTTAGATGTTCCTCCTGGCACTACGTATCTCGATCGAATGCGTTCCGTAAAACCTAAGGCTACGCAGGATATTTTCGGACACATCAATCGTTCATTTGCAGAAGCTCAAAAAAACCACCCTGATCTTTACAACAATCCAAACTGGCAAAAAGAAAATATACCCTTTCTTGGAGAATTACTGTTAGGACATTTACGTTACGGTACTTTCGGAAAAAACGGTGTTGCAAGCTGCCATCCTTTTAAACGTCAGAATAATTGGCAGAGCAGAAACCTTGTGGTTGCAGGGAATTTTAACCTAACAAATGTTGACGAGTTATTTACCCACCTCCTTGAACTCGGGCAACACCCCGTTCAAAAGGCCGATACTGTTACCGTAATGGAAAAAATTGGCCACTTCCTCGACAAAGAAAATGACAAACTTTTCAAAAAATTCAAAGAACAAAACGATAAAAACTACGAAATAAGTAAACTTATTCAAGCCAATATTGATGTTGCCTCGATATTAAGAGAAAGTAGCAAAAAATGGGACGGGGGCTACGTTATGTGTGGTATGATGGGTCATGGAGATGCTTTTGTTTTGCGCGACCCTAACGGTATTCGTCCTGCCTATTTTTATAAAGATGACGAAGTTATTGTTGTAGCAAGTGAAAGACCGGTTATTCAAACTGTGTTTAACGTGCCGTTTGAAACCGTAAATGAAGTTAAACCAGGCCATGCACTTATTATTAAGAAAGACGGCTCAGTAAGTGAAGAAGAAATTATTGAACCCGGAGAAAAATTATCTTGCTCTTTTGAACGCATTTATTTTAGTCGCGGCAATGATAAAGAGATTTATAAGGAACGGATTAACCTAGGTAAAAATCTTACCCAAAGTGTTCTAAAATCCGTTGATTACGATCTTGAAAATACTGTTTTTAGCTATATACCAAATACGGCTGAAATAGCTTTTGCGGGACTTGTAGAAGGATTAAACGATTATTCAAACACTTGGAAAGCTGAAGAAATTAATAAATTAAACAAGTCCTTTTCTGAAAAACAACTCAAAAAAATACTCGACAGTAAACCGCGTGTGGACAAGGTTGTTTTGAAAGAAGCGAAGCAACGCACATTTATTACCGACGATGAGAGTCGCGACAGTCTTGTTAACCTAATCTATGATGTAACTTACGGCACGGTAAAAAAAGGTGTTGATAATCTTGTTGTGCTAGATGATAGCATTGTAAGAGGAACTACCTTGAAACAAAGTATTTTAAAAATCTTAGACAGACTTGAACCGAAAAAAATAGTGGTTGTTAGTTCTGCACCACAAATTCGTTATCCTGATTGTTATGGGATTGATATGGCGGTTCTCAAAAAATTTGTAGCCTTTGAAGCAACTATTGCACTCTTAAAAGAAAATGGTAAAGAAAATTTCATCAGGGAAGTTTATGAAAGAACCTTGCTTGAACTTGAAAAACCAAAAGAAGAACAAGTGAATATGGTAAAAGAAATCTACAGTTCTTTTTCTGACGATGAAATTTCTAAAAAAATCGCTTCCTTGATTAAACCAAAAGATCTTAAAGCTGATTTTGAACTCATTTATCAAACCATTGAGGGTCTGCATACAGCCTGCCCTGATAATAGAGGAGATTGGTATTTCAGCGGTAACTTTCCAACTCCAGGAGGAAATAAAGTTAGCAATCAAGCATTTGTAAATTACATTGAAGGAAATAATACCAGAGCGTATTAG
- the smpB gene encoding SsrA-binding protein SmpB has product MAKISNTVNIENRRAKFDYQFLDVLTAGLVLKGTEIKSIREGKAGLSDSYCYFRNDELFVKNFHITEYADASFYNHEPLRERKLLLTKQELNKLLRKVKDQGLTIVPVKLFINDKGFAKLNIALAKGKKEYDKRDDIKKRDVEREMNRKF; this is encoded by the coding sequence GTGGCTAAGATAAGCAATACCGTTAATATAGAGAATCGAAGAGCGAAATTTGATTATCAGTTTTTGGATGTGTTAACAGCAGGTCTTGTTCTTAAGGGAACTGAAATAAAATCGATTCGCGAAGGTAAGGCGGGCTTATCTGATAGTTATTGTTATTTTAGAAATGACGAACTGTTTGTGAAAAATTTTCATATTACGGAGTATGCTGACGCATCTTTCTATAACCATGAGCCTTTAAGAGAAAGAAAACTCTTACTTACCAAACAAGAACTGAATAAGCTTTTAAGAAAAGTGAAGGATCAAGGTTTAACGATAGTTCCTGTAAAATTGTTTATTAACGACAAAGGCTTTGCAAAGTTAAATATTGCTCTTGCAAAAGGAAAAAAGGAGTATGATAAGCGGGATGATATTAAGAAAAGAGATGTTGAACGCGAAATGAATAGAAAGTTCTAG
- a CDS encoding GNAT family N-acetyltransferase, whose product MQDIKLIQASRKDIPNISGLAKIIWNQHYPAIINHEQIAYMLNLMYSEISLKEQMETKGHSFFLIQQKTENIGFISVNLESKNDWFLNKFYINQELATKGIGRVAFSELLKIIAPKKITLTVNRQNFKSVNFYFKLGFKIERIADFDIGNGYVMNDFVMTWEGSPLISLIHTNTNL is encoded by the coding sequence ATGCAGGATATAAAATTAATACAAGCTTCCAGAAAAGATATTCCAAATATATCGGGTTTAGCAAAAATAATTTGGAATCAGCACTACCCTGCCATTATTAATCATGAACAAATCGCTTACATGCTTAATCTCATGTATAGTGAGATTAGTTTAAAAGAACAAATGGAAACGAAAGGACATTCTTTTTTTCTGATTCAACAAAAAACTGAAAATATTGGGTTTATCTCTGTTAACCTTGAAAGTAAAAACGATTGGTTTCTCAATAAGTTCTACATCAATCAAGAGCTTGCTACTAAGGGTATTGGGAGGGTCGCCTTCAGTGAACTCTTAAAAATTATTGCTCCAAAAAAAATAACTTTAACAGTAAACCGACAGAATTTTAAATCCGTAAATTTCTATTTTAAACTGGGTTTTAAAATTGAAAGGATTGCCGATTTCGATATTGGAAATGGATATGTGATGAATGATTTTGTAATGACATGGGAAGGTTCACCACTAATTTCACTAATTCACACGAATACCAATCTGTAG
- the uvrB gene encoding excinuclease ABC subunit UvrB yields the protein MAFQLTSEFQPTGDQPLAIKQLVDGINSNSKHQVLLGVTGSGKTFTAANVIAQVDKPTLILCHNKTLAAQLYGEFKQFFPDNAVEYFVSYYDYYQPEAYLPTTGTYIEKDLAINDEIEKCRLSASSSLLSGRRDVIVVSSVSCIYGIGNPTDFKQNIIVVEKGQVISRNKLLYQFVGSLYSRTTGDFDRGTFRVKGDTVDINLPYVDYCVRIVFFGDEIESVETFDNANNYVIKKHDTFTIFPANLFVTSPDTLKNAMVSIEEDMKKQRDFFLEQGKALEAKRIEERVNFDLEMMRELGYCSGIENYSRYMDGRLPGTRPFCLMDYFPSDFLMIIDESHVTLPQVRAMYGGDLSRKQNLVEYGFRLPSALDNRPLKFEEFYSLLNQTIYVSATPADFELQAAEGVVVEQLIRPTGILDPLIDIRPCTNQVDDLLDEIHKVAANDERILVTTLTKRMAEELTKYLTKLNVRCRYIHSEVDTLDRVEILRQLRIGMFDVLIGINLLREGLDLPEVSLVAILDADKEGFLRNERSLVQTVGRAARNVNGRVIMYADKITDSMQRTLDETQRRRKKQIEYNFTNKITPVQAGRKQMAQSSFSGVEVTVNGKLVKAYAEPDEISLAADPVVQYMNADELKKQIGKIKSAMIKAAKDMDFSEAAKLRDEMYALEKMLQSKEE from the coding sequence ATGGCATTTCAACTTACCTCCGAATTTCAACCGACAGGCGACCAACCTCTTGCTATTAAACAATTGGTTGACGGCATAAATTCTAACTCTAAACACCAGGTTCTGCTTGGTGTTACAGGTTCGGGAAAAACATTCACCGCTGCGAATGTTATTGCTCAGGTTGATAAACCTACACTCATTTTGTGTCATAACAAAACACTGGCTGCTCAATTGTATGGAGAATTCAAGCAATTTTTTCCAGACAATGCGGTAGAGTATTTTGTAAGTTACTACGACTATTACCAGCCCGAAGCTTATTTGCCAACAACAGGAACTTATATAGAAAAAGATCTTGCTATTAATGACGAAATTGAAAAATGCAGATTAAGTGCTTCTTCTTCTTTATTATCGGGTAGGAGGGATGTGATTGTTGTTAGTTCGGTAAGTTGTATTTATGGTATCGGTAACCCAACTGATTTTAAACAAAATATAATTGTAGTTGAAAAAGGACAAGTTATTTCGCGAAATAAACTTCTGTATCAATTTGTTGGATCTTTGTATTCGCGCACTACCGGTGATTTTGATCGGGGAACTTTTCGTGTAAAAGGCGATACAGTCGACATTAATTTACCCTATGTAGATTATTGTGTACGCATCGTTTTTTTTGGCGACGAGATTGAAAGTGTTGAAACTTTCGACAACGCTAATAATTACGTCATAAAAAAACATGACACCTTTACTATTTTTCCTGCAAATTTATTCGTGACGTCTCCCGATACACTTAAAAATGCCATGGTAAGTATTGAAGAAGACATGAAAAAACAAAGAGACTTTTTCTTAGAGCAGGGCAAGGCTTTAGAAGCAAAACGAATTGAGGAGCGCGTGAATTTTGATTTAGAGATGATGCGGGAACTTGGTTACTGCAGCGGTATTGAAAATTACTCTAGATATATGGATGGAAGGCTTCCGGGTACTCGTCCTTTCTGTTTGATGGATTATTTTCCAAGTGATTTTTTGATGATCATCGATGAGAGTCATGTTACCCTACCTCAAGTGCGCGCAATGTACGGTGGTGATTTGAGCCGGAAACAAAACTTGGTGGAATATGGATTCAGACTGCCTTCAGCATTAGACAATCGTCCTTTAAAATTTGAAGAGTTTTACAGCCTGCTAAATCAAACCATTTATGTGAGCGCCACGCCAGCGGACTTTGAATTACAGGCAGCTGAAGGTGTAGTTGTGGAGCAATTAATTCGTCCGACTGGAATTCTTGATCCCTTAATTGACATACGACCATGTACAAATCAAGTAGATGATTTACTGGATGAAATTCATAAGGTTGCAGCAAACGACGAAAGAATTTTAGTAACCACACTCACAAAAAGAATGGCAGAGGAATTGACGAAATACCTGACTAAATTAAATGTGCGTTGCCGTTACATTCACAGTGAAGTAGACACTTTAGATCGTGTAGAAATTCTAAGGCAATTAAGAATTGGAATGTTTGATGTTTTGATCGGAATTAATTTATTGAGAGAAGGATTGGATTTGCCAGAAGTTTCTTTGGTTGCGATTTTGGATGCGGACAAAGAAGGTTTTTTAAGAAACGAAAGAAGTTTGGTGCAAACCGTAGGGCGTGCCGCAAGAAATGTAAATGGACGCGTGATTATGTATGCAGATAAAATTACAGACAGTATGCAGCGCACTTTGGATGAGACACAACGAAGAAGAAAAAAACAAATCGAATATAATTTTACAAATAAAATAACCCCGGTTCAAGCAGGAAGAAAACAAATGGCACAGTCTTCGTTTAGTGGTGTTGAAGTTACCGTAAATGGAAAATTGGTTAAAGCTTATGCGGAGCCGGATGAAATTAGTCTTGCCGCAGATCCAGTTGTTCAGTATATGAATGCAGATGAGCTAAAAAAACAAATCGGTAAGATAAAATCTGCTATGATAAAAGCAGCTAAGGACATGGATTTTTCGGAAGCAGCAAAATTACGAGATGAAATGTATGCCTTGGAGAAAATGCTTCAATCAAAGGAGGAATAA
- a CDS encoding M15 family metallopeptidase translates to MIFLRINFLNLLGLIFVLDSCDFDKHNHLHTLRKHIVYVIEDTIGVKQGTATPIDPDTSYIEYIFKSYDLVNIKSMDSSIKVNLRYSSTNNFLKYNFYDGLRNAYFNCETAIKVCAAQYYLKQINPDLGLLILDASRPRHIQQIMWDSLKMHPDKKMFYLSNPEETSLHNYGCAVDVTIINTVNDSLLEMGTDFDFFGNLSEPIYEKQFLKTGELSLQAYKNRLLLRSVMERAKLNPITSEWWHFSICKKDEAIVRFALIK, encoded by the coding sequence GTGATTTTTTTGCGAATTAATTTTCTTAACCTACTGGGTTTAATTTTTGTTCTGGATTCTTGTGATTTCGATAAACACAATCATCTGCATACACTAAGAAAGCACATTGTTTATGTAATTGAGGACACTATAGGTGTTAAGCAAGGAACAGCCACTCCAATTGATCCCGATACTTCGTACATAGAATATATTTTTAAGAGCTATGATTTAGTGAATATAAAATCTATGGATTCTTCAATAAAGGTTAATCTAAGGTATTCGAGTACGAATAATTTTCTTAAATATAATTTTTACGATGGTTTGCGCAATGCCTATTTTAATTGTGAAACGGCAATTAAAGTGTGCGCGGCGCAATATTATTTAAAACAAATTAATCCCGACCTAGGGCTACTTATTTTGGATGCTTCACGCCCACGGCATATTCAGCAAATAATGTGGGATAGTTTAAAGATGCACCCAGATAAAAAAATGTTTTATCTATCTAATCCTGAAGAAACCTCCCTACATAATTATGGTTGCGCCGTAGACGTAACAATTATTAATACAGTAAATGATTCTTTATTAGAAATGGGTACAGATTTTGATTTTTTCGGAAATCTATCAGAGCCAATTTATGAAAAACAGTTCTTAAAAACAGGTGAGTTAAGCCTGCAAGCGTACAAAAACAGGCTGTTGTTGCGCAGTGTGATGGAAAGAGCAAAGCTAAATCCTATTACCAGTGAGTGGTGGCATTTTAGTATTTGCAAAAAAGATGAGGCTATTGTTAGATTTGCTTTAATAAAGTAA
- a CDS encoding YajQ family cyclic di-GMP-binding protein produces MPSFDIASKLDAQLLDNAVNVAKKDILNRWDFRDSKSTIELNKKDLLINVITENDMRLDAIMDAIHSRMIKQGLDPRGLDESKEHYASGPMIKKDITVRQGIEREASKKILKDIKDSKIKVTAQIMDEIIRVSSKNINDLQAVIALCRQGNYEIPLQFINMK; encoded by the coding sequence ATGCCTTCATTTGACATAGCCAGTAAACTCGACGCGCAATTATTAGATAATGCCGTAAATGTAGCAAAAAAAGATATTTTAAACCGATGGGATTTTAGAGACAGTAAAAGTACCATCGAATTAAACAAAAAAGACCTGCTCATTAATGTTATAACCGAAAACGATATGCGTTTGGATGCTATTATGGATGCTATCCACTCACGCATGATTAAGCAGGGACTTGATCCACGCGGCTTAGATGAAAGTAAAGAACACTATGCCAGCGGGCCTATGATAAAAAAGGACATTACAGTAAGACAGGGCATTGAAAGAGAAGCTTCCAAAAAAATATTAAAAGATATTAAGGACAGTAAAATAAAAGTAACTGCGCAGATAATGGACGAGATTATCAGAGTAAGCAGTAAAAACATTAATGATCTTCAAGCGGTAATTGCCTTGTGCAGACAAGGAAATTATGAAATTCCACTTCAGTTTATAAATATGAAATAA